One window of the Eucalyptus grandis isolate ANBG69807.140 chromosome 6, ASM1654582v1, whole genome shotgun sequence genome contains the following:
- the LOC108960543 gene encoding dehydrin ERD14-like, which produces MDHESKTTHECETPVVQEGTVETQDRGLFDFMGKKKEEEGETKQEEVMVAEFQEKVKVEECVVEEDKEKEKKHSLLEKLHRSDSNSSSSSDEEEGEGEEKKKKRKEKKEKKKKEEEEKKYEEHTIVPEKKYEEDTTVPVEKCDEPGEPADEKKGFLDKLKDKLPGGHKKADEVYSPPPPPPPAECAPVEPPYQDGSPKEKKGLLEKIKEKLPGYHPKGDEEKEKEKECH; this is translated from the exons ATGGATCACGAGAGCAAGACCACCCACGAGTGCGAGACCCCCGTCGTCCAGGAAGGGACGGTGGAGACCCAGGACCGCGGGCTGTTCGACTtcatggggaagaagaaggaggaggagggcgagaCGAAGCAGGAGGAGGTGATGGTGGCAGAGTTCCAGGAGAAGGTGAAGGTGGAAGAGTGCGTGGTGGAGGAGGataaagagaaggagaagaagcataGCCTCTTGGAGAAACTCCACCGATCTGATAGCAACAGCTCCAGCTCT TCCGacgaagaggaaggagagggggaggaaaagaagaagaagaggaaggagaagaaagagaagaagaagaaggaggaagaagagaagaagtaCGAGGAGCATACGATCGTCCCTGAGAAGAAGTACGAGGAGGATACGACCGTCCCTGTGGAGAAGTGCGACGAGCCCGGTGAGCCAGCGGATGAAAAGAAGGGCTTCCTCGATAAGCTAAAGGATAAACTGCCTGGAGGTCACAAGAAGGCCGACGAAGTCTattctcctccgccgccgccgcctccggcGGAGTGTGCGCCGGTGGAGCCGCCATACCAGGACGGATCTCCCAAGGAGAAGAAGGGGTTGCTGGAGAAGATCAAGGAAAAGCTGCCCGGGTACCACCCCAAGGGCGacgaggaaaaggaaaaggaaaaagagtgtcactga
- the LOC104448900 gene encoding phosphoprotein ECPP44-like: MDHESKTTHECETPVVQEGTAETRDRGLFDFMGKKKEEEGETKQEEVMVAEFQEKVKVEECVVEEEDKEKEKKHGLLEKLHRSNSSSSSSSDEEEGEGEEKKKKRKEKKEKKKKEEEEKKYEEHTIVPEKKYEEDTTVPVEKCDEPGEPADEKKGFLDKLKDKLPGGHKKADEVYSPPPPPPPPAECAPVEPPYQDGSPKEKKGLLEKIKEKLPGYHPKGDEEKEKEKEKECH; the protein is encoded by the exons ATGGATCACGAGAGCAAGACCACCCACGAGTGCGAGACCCCGGTCGTCCAGGAAGGGACTGCGGAGACCCGGGACCGCGGGCTGTTCGACTtcatggggaagaagaaggaggaggagggagagacgAAGCAGGAGGAGGTGATGGTGGCGGAGTTCCAGGAAAAGGTAAAGGTGGAAGAGTGCGTCGTAGAGGAGGAGGataaagagaaggagaagaagcatgGCCTCTTGGAGAAACTCCACCGATCTAATAGCAGCAGCTCCAGCTCA TCCGacgaagaggaaggagagggggaggaaaagaagaagaagaggaaggagaagaaagagaagaagaagaaggaggaagaagagaagaagtaCGAGGAGCATACGATCGTCCCTGAGAAGAAGTACGAGGAGGATACGACCGTCCCTGTGGAGAAGTGCGACGAGCCCGGTGAGCCAGCGGATGAAAAGAAGGGCTTCCTCGATAAGCTAAAGGATAAACTGCCTGGAGGTCACAAGAAGGCCGACGAAGTCTattctcctccgccgccgcccccgcctccGGCGGAGTGTGCGCCGGTGGAGCCGCCATACCAGGACGGATCTCCCAAGGAGAAGAAGGGGTTGCTGGAGAAGATCAAGGAAAAGCTGCCCGGGTACCACCCCAAGGGCGacgaggaaaaggaaaaggaaaaggaaaaagagtgtCACTGA